Below is a genomic region from Desulfatirhabdium butyrativorans DSM 18734.
GCCACCACCTCGGGCGGACCGGCGACGACGATCCGCCCGCCGGCCTCCCCGCCTCCGGGACCCAGATCGATCACCCAGTCGGCGCACTTGATCACGTCCAGATGATGAACGATGACGACGACGGTGTTGCCCCGATCCACGAGACGGTTCAGTGCCCCGATCAGCACGGCCACATCCTTTCCGTGCAGGCCGGTCGTCGGCTCATCGAGGATCAAGAGATTGCCGCCGCCCCCCACCTGGGCCAGAAATCGAGAGAGCTTGAGCCGCTGGGCCTCCCCGCCCGACAGGGTGGCGAGCGGCTGCCCGAGCCGCAGATATCCGAGCCCCACCTCCTGCAGCGGCTTGAGACAGCCATGGAAGGCATCCCCTGCGGGAAACAGGGCGCAAGCCTCGTCCACCGTCATCGAAAGCCAGTCATCGAGCGATCGCCCCAGATAGCGGACGGCCAGCACTTCCGGTTTGAACCGCCGGCCGCCGCAGTCCGGACAGGAGATGAACACATCCGGCAGAAACTGCATTTCCACCCGGCTGAACCCCTCTCCCTTACAGGTTTCGCACCTGCCGCCCGCCACGTTGAAGGAGAACATGCCTGGTCCCCAGCCCTTGGCCTTCGCCTCGGGCGATTCGGCCAGCCGCTTGCGCAGCACATCCAGGGCATGGGTGTAGGTGAGCGCGTTGGCCCTCGGGGACTTGGCAGGCGGCATTTGATCCACCAGCAGGACATCGGTGAAATCGTCCACCCCTTCGATGGCATCGAAGGCGCCCGGCCGCTCCTCTCCGATTCCCCTGGCACGGGCTGACGCACGGTAGAGGATGTCTTCGGCGAGGGTGGACTTTCCCGAGCCCGAAACCCCGGTGAGGCAGACCAGAAGACCGTGGGGCACGGCCACATCGATTTTTTTCAGGTTGTGTTCCGCCGCCCCGCGGATAGTGATCCATTTTCCGTCAACCGGACGTCGCCGCACTGCAGGAACGGGAATGAAGTCGGGGTGAAAGAGAACATCGGCGGTCGCCGTTCCCTGAAGCCCACCCACCGGACCGCTGTAGAGAAGTTGCCCGCCAGCGCTGCCGGCACCCGGCCCGATCTCGATCACCCGATCACACTGGCGGATGATTTCCGGATCGTGCTCGACCACCACCACGGTGTTGCCCTTGTCTCGGAAGCGCTTCAGGATGGCCGTCAGGCGTTCGCCGTCCTGGGGATGAAGCCCAACGCTCGGCTCGTCCAAAACGGTGAGCGTGTTGACGAGGGATGCACCCAGCACCGAGGCCAGGGCCACCCGCTGGGATTCTCCGCCCGAAAGGGTCCGGGAAGCCCGATCGAGAGTCACATAGCCCAGCCCGACATCTTCGAGCACAGAGAGCCTCCCCACGATTTCATCGAGGAGGATGCGGTGGGGTTCCTTAGCTGATCGGTCGGATCCGTCTGATCTGTCCGATCCGTCCGATCCGACCGATCGAAAGAAGGATAATGCCTTACTCACCGAAAGCCCCTGCACCTCGGCAATGGTCTTTCCGGCAATCCGGTAACGAAGGGCCTCGGGTTTGAGCCGGGCGCCCCGGCAGACCGGGCAGGTGTTGTAGCTGCGGTATCGCGACAGGTAGACCCGCACGTGCATCTTGTAGGTGCGGCTCTCGAGCCATTCGAAAAACCCTTTCACCCCGTAATAACCGTCTGCACCGTCGATGATGGCCCGCCTGGCCGTTTCGGGCAAGGCATCGAAAGGCGTTTCGAGCGAAATCCCATGCTTGCGGCAGAAGCGCTCGAGATCGGCGAACTCCATCCGGCCGTCCTGAGCCGATCCGAAAGGCCGGATGGCCCCTTCGGCCAGGGTAAGACGCGGATCCGGGATCACCTTGTCCATGTCGATATCGATCACCCGGCCGAACCCCTTGCATTCCGGACAGGCGCCGATGGGGCTGTTGAAGGAGAAGGTGTTCGGGAGCGCCGGCCGGTAGGTGATGCCGCAGGCGGCACAGGAAAGCGACTGACGGAAGCTGTGCCGCCTGCCCTGCATCCAGACGTTCATGGCTCCCGCTCCCATCCGGAAGGCCTGCTCGATGGAATCGATGACCCGCTCCCGCTGGTCTTTGGAAAACCGCAGCCGATCCACCACCATTTCGACGGTTTCTCCGGGAGCGAACTCCATTTCTTCTAAGGAAAGAAGACGGCCTTCCCGAAGCACCCGGTCGAACCCCTGGCGCAGGAAATCGGAGACGGCGGAGGGAACATCGTCGATGGCTGCATCGAAGGTGATGACGACGGGCTCCCCGTCCGGAAGGGAACGAATGGCCTCCCAGACGGACTCAGGGGTTTGCCGCAGCACCGGTTTTCCGCATCCGTCGCAGTGCAGCACCCCGATCCGGGCATAGAACAGCTTCAAATAATCGGTAAGCTCGGTCATCGTTCCGACGGTGGAGCGGGAGCTTTTCACCGGAGCAGCCCGATCCACGGCAATGGCAGGAGGCACGTTCTCGATGAAATCGACATCGGGACGATCCATCCGATCCAGAAACTGGCGGGCATAGGCCGAAAACGTCTCGATGTAGCGCCGCCGGCCTTCGGCATACAGCGTGTCCATCGCAAGCGACGTCTTGCCCGAACCGCTCAGCCCCGTGATGGCCGTCAGCTTCCCGATGGGAATGTCCACATCGATGTTCTTCAGGTTGTTCTGCCTGGCCCCGCGAATGCGAATGGCCTCAGGGGCGTGGGGTATCATTGGACGGCCTCCTTCAAGCGCCGGATCCAGTCCCAGGAAAATCCCTGAGGCATGCAGGGGAAGACGGCATTGTTCGTATAGATAGGGTCATCTGCCAACGGATACCGCGAGACCGCACAGGCTCTCTCCCACAGGGCCGTATGCGGGATGGGCGTATAATAGGCCGGAATGGGTGTCAAACCCGCAGCCTTCACGGCCCGAATGGCCTGCAGCACCTCGCCTTCGGATTGATCGGGACAGCCCGCCAGCAGATAGGCTCCGAGCTGGTGCCGTTCGAAACCGGCCTGCAGCAGGCTTCGGGCAGCCCGGACGAAATCTTCGGCCTGCACCTTGACATCGAAGGGACGATCCGCTCCGAAGAGGGTCGTTTCAAGACCCAACCGAATGGTCTTGAAACCCGACCGAAAGAGGAGATTCGCCGTTTCGGAGTCGATTTCCCGAACGTGCAGGGCGTTTGGCGTATGGAAGCGGATCCGGCGATGCAGCCCCGAGCGGACGATCTCCTCCAGAAGCGGCAGGGCATGATGGGCTGCATCGATCAGAAAGGCATCGTCGTAGAGCACGAAATCGCAGACCCCGCGGGTATCGTGCCAGAACCGGATTTCCGCAAACACGGCATCGACCGGCCTGCGCCGAAAAACCGGATTCAGATAGGACGATGCACAATAGGCACAGGAGAAAGGGCAGCCCGTCGTCGTCAGGATCGGAACGAAAG
It encodes:
- the uvrA gene encoding excinuclease ABC subunit UvrA; this translates as MIPHAPEAIRIRGARQNNLKNIDVDIPIGKLTAITGLSGSGKTSLAMDTLYAEGRRRYIETFSAYARQFLDRMDRPDVDFIENVPPAIAVDRAAPVKSSRSTVGTMTELTDYLKLFYARIGVLHCDGCGKPVLRQTPESVWEAIRSLPDGEPVVITFDAAIDDVPSAVSDFLRQGFDRVLREGRLLSLEEMEFAPGETVEMVVDRLRFSKDQRERVIDSIEQAFRMGAGAMNVWMQGRRHSFRQSLSCAACGITYRPALPNTFSFNSPIGACPECKGFGRVIDIDMDKVIPDPRLTLAEGAIRPFGSAQDGRMEFADLERFCRKHGISLETPFDALPETARRAIIDGADGYYGVKGFFEWLESRTYKMHVRVYLSRYRSYNTCPVCRGARLKPEALRYRIAGKTIAEVQGLSVSKALSFFRSVGSDGSDRSDGSDRSAKEPHRILLDEIVGRLSVLEDVGLGYVTLDRASRTLSGGESQRVALASVLGASLVNTLTVLDEPSVGLHPQDGERLTAILKRFRDKGNTVVVVEHDPEIIRQCDRVIEIGPGAGSAGGQLLYSGPVGGLQGTATADVLFHPDFIPVPAVRRRPVDGKWITIRGAAEHNLKKIDVAVPHGLLVCLTGVSGSGKSTLAEDILYRASARARGIGEERPGAFDAIEGVDDFTDVLLVDQMPPAKSPRANALTYTHALDVLRKRLAESPEAKAKGWGPGMFSFNVAGGRCETCKGEGFSRVEMQFLPDVFISCPDCGGRRFKPEVLAVRYLGRSLDDWLSMTVDEACALFPAGDAFHGCLKPLQEVGLGYLRLGQPLATLSGGEAQRLKLSRFLAQVGGGGNLLILDEPTTGLHGKDVAVLIGALNRLVDRGNTVVVIVHHLDVIKCADWVIDLGPGGGEAGGRIVVAGPPEVVAEHPESVTGRFLRPYLGMAPQAGRIEESTESFQPVARTTIDIVGGRAHNLKNIHIRIPLHRLTVLTGVSGSGKSTLAFDVLFADGLRRYLQSLPPYVRQYLSMPERPEVDQVVGLPATVAIEQRVSHAGRRSTVGTLSEIYHHLRLLFSRIGVGRDREVYFGADPPDPRLFSFNSPMGACPTCDGLGTMDGEGENRVICPACSGGRLRPEALDFRVDGLNIVEMAGSSVSRLEKRFSAMSFPESLHPVAHPIRMEILERLRTLIRLGLGYLGLDRSGDTLSGGEAQRIRLAAQLGSNLTGVCYILDEPTIGLHPRDNHRLIDALTALRDRGNTVIVVEHDIETIEAADWVIDLGPGAGEAGGAVIYEGPPGALRTAEGSFTGQWIARRAEDLGAGTPYIRKARRKGDSKGPDTEMPTADPGSPDAGRRVLSVRGARKNNLQAIDVDIPLGRWVTFTGVSGSGKSSLLKEVICRGILARLSGQVPAEEPFDALTGWEAVGRVLEVDHSPIGKTSRSIPATYIGVFDEIRKRFAATPTARSRGYGAGRFSFNLAEGRCPVCEGQGQIQVEMRLLPDVTVPCEACRGKRFNADTLAVLYKGKSMADVLEMTFEEAGRFFLAVPKIRKPLNVVADIGLGYLRLGQSSPTLSGGEAQRLKLARQLVKPASGHTLYVLDEPSTGLHPVDIERLVRVLRALVDQGHTVAVIEHNVEMILASDVVVDLGPDAGPDGGRVVAVGTPQELMDQAASSATAEALRRYCRRPQGS
- a CDS encoding B12-binding domain-containing radical SAM protein; amino-acid sequence: MILSDPVTVLLVNPWIHDVAAYDFWARPLGLLQIGARLRRAGARVTLLDCVNRFHPGLPPIDPSLRYGRGPYPKQPIPKPAALSDVPRRFCRYGVPPELVRRDLASMPRPDVVLVTSFMTYWYPGVIETIQELRSAFGDVPIVLGGIYARLCPEHARATSGADRVVDHPVGEDAAALVAEMTGARLDDAPGYDPEPLPAFDLVPVLPFVPILTTTGCPFSCAYCASSYLNPVFRRRPVDAVFAEIRFWHDTRGVCDFVLYDDAFLIDAAHHALPLLEEIVRSGLHRRIRFHTPNALHVREIDSETANLLFRSGFKTIRLGLETTLFGADRPFDVKVQAEDFVRAARSLLQAGFERHQLGAYLLAGCPDQSEGEVLQAIRAVKAAGLTPIPAYYTPIPHTALWERACAVSRYPLADDPIYTNNAVFPCMPQGFSWDWIRRLKEAVQ